The following proteins are co-located in the Diaphorobacter sp. HDW4B genome:
- the gspF gene encoding type II secretion system inner membrane protein GspF, which produces MPAFSFEALDAAGQTRKGTIDADSPKAARSLLRAQALVPLAVEVLASNTSTGQAPSLSQRLLTRPVFNSTQLAIWTRQLAGLITSGLPLERALSALSEEADTERQHHLVAALRAEVNAGSTFAKALSQHPREFSDIFCAVIGAGEQSGHLGEVLDKLADDLEQRQALRAKLIGASLYPAIVTCVAIVIVLFLVGYVVPQVANVFAGTKRALPFLTVVMLKLSDLVRNYGWLMLGVVILFAIFMRTALSRPAFRATFDAWWLNLPIIGKLARGYNAARFAGTLAMLAGAGVPILKALQAAAETLNNRAMRADALDALVLVREGAPLASAISQKKRFPGLVSMFARLGEQTGQLPLMLQRAANQLSTEVQRRAMQLATILEPLLIVAMGLIVMLIVLAVLMPIIQLNQFVK; this is translated from the coding sequence ATGCCCGCCTTTTCCTTTGAAGCACTGGACGCCGCCGGCCAGACCCGCAAAGGCACGATCGACGCCGACAGCCCCAAGGCCGCCCGCAGCCTGCTGCGCGCACAGGCGCTTGTGCCCTTGGCCGTGGAAGTGCTGGCCTCGAACACGTCCACCGGCCAGGCGCCCTCGCTCAGCCAGCGCCTGCTCACGCGGCCGGTGTTCAACTCCACGCAGCTCGCCATCTGGACGCGCCAGCTCGCAGGGCTGATCACCTCCGGCCTTCCGCTGGAACGCGCCTTGAGCGCACTGTCCGAAGAAGCCGACACCGAGCGCCAGCACCATCTGGTCGCCGCGCTGCGGGCCGAGGTGAACGCCGGTTCGACCTTCGCCAAGGCGCTGTCGCAGCATCCGCGCGAGTTCTCCGACATCTTCTGCGCGGTGATCGGCGCAGGCGAGCAAAGCGGTCATCTCGGCGAGGTGCTCGACAAGCTGGCCGACGATCTGGAGCAGCGCCAGGCCCTGCGCGCCAAGCTCATCGGCGCGTCGCTCTACCCCGCCATCGTGACCTGCGTGGCCATCGTCATCGTGCTGTTTCTGGTCGGCTATGTTGTGCCGCAGGTGGCCAACGTGTTCGCTGGTACCAAGCGCGCGCTGCCGTTTCTGACCGTGGTGATGCTCAAGCTCAGCGACCTGGTGCGCAACTACGGCTGGCTGATGCTCGGCGTGGTGATTCTGTTCGCGATCTTCATGCGCACCGCGCTTTCACGTCCCGCGTTTCGCGCCACTTTTGACGCCTGGTGGCTGAACCTGCCCATCATCGGCAAGCTCGCACGCGGCTACAACGCAGCGCGTTTTGCGGGCACGCTCGCCATGCTCGCGGGTGCTGGTGTTCCCATTCTGAAAGCCCTGCAGGCCGCCGCCGAAACCCTCAACAACCGCGCCATGCGTGCCGATGCGCTCGACGCGCTGGTGCTGGTGCGCGAAGGCGCGCCGCTGGCCTCCGCGATTTCGCAGAAGAAGCGCTTTCCCGGCCTCGTCTCGATGTTCGCGCGCTTGGGCGAGCAGACCGGCCAACTGCCCTTGATGCTGCAGCGCGCGGCCAATCAGCTCTCCACCGAAGTGCAGCGCCGCGCCATGCAGCTCGCCACGATTCTGGAGCCGCTGCTCATCGTGGCCATGGGCCTGATCGTCATGCTGATCGTGCTGGCCGTGCTCATGCCCATCATCCAGCTCAACCAGTTCGTCAAGTAA
- a CDS encoding 5'-nucleotidase, which translates to MPVTLDDQLVVAISSRALFDFEEENRLFDAENPQAYMQLQLQRLDEPARPGVAFSLVKKLLAFNSDGKQRVEVVMLSRNDPVSGMRIFRSTQAAHIPLQRGVFTQGGAPFKYLRPLGAHLFLSANAQDVTQALRLGHPAAHVFTDSVRASNSHPTEVRIAFDGDAVLFSDEAEQVYQRDGLEAFQRHEKDKASQPLPEGPFKPLLAALHRLQQAGNHGMRIRTALVTARSAPAHERAIRTLMDWNIQVDEAMFLGGLEKGPFLREFEPDFFFDDQTGHVESAARHVPAGHVSSGIANS; encoded by the coding sequence ATGCCCGTCACGCTGGATGATCAACTGGTGGTCGCGATTTCCTCGCGCGCGCTGTTCGATTTCGAAGAAGAGAACCGCCTCTTCGACGCCGAAAATCCGCAGGCCTACATGCAACTTCAACTGCAGCGGCTGGACGAGCCCGCGCGGCCCGGCGTGGCGTTTTCGCTGGTCAAGAAGCTGCTTGCATTCAACAGCGACGGCAAGCAGCGCGTCGAAGTCGTGATGCTCTCGCGCAATGATCCGGTCAGCGGCATGCGCATTTTCCGCTCGACTCAGGCCGCGCACATTCCGCTGCAGCGCGGCGTGTTCACGCAAGGCGGCGCACCGTTCAAATACCTGCGGCCACTGGGTGCGCATCTGTTTCTGTCGGCCAACGCGCAGGACGTGACGCAGGCCCTGCGCCTCGGTCATCCCGCCGCCCATGTGTTCACCGACTCGGTACGCGCCAGCAACTCGCATCCCACCGAAGTGCGCATTGCCTTCGACGGCGACGCCGTGCTGTTCTCCGACGAGGCCGAGCAGGTCTATCAACGCGACGGCCTCGAAGCCTTTCAGCGCCACGAAAAGGACAAGGCGTCCCAGCCCCTGCCCGAAGGTCCGTTCAAACCATTGCTCGCCGCGCTGCACCGACTGCAGCAGGCGGGCAACCACGGCATGCGCATCCGCACCGCGCTGGTCACCGCACGCAGCGCTCCGGCACACGAGCGCGCGATCCGCACCTTGATGGACTGGAACATTCAGGTCGATGAGGCCATGTTCCTCGGCGGCCTGGAAAAAGGCCCGTTCCTGCGCGAGTTCGAGCCCGACTTCTTTTTCGACGACCAGACCGGTCATGTCGAATCCGCCGCGCGCCACGTGCCTGCCGGTCATGTGAGCAGCGGCATCGCCAACAGCTGA
- a CDS encoding DUF1854 domain-containing protein, with protein sequence MSLHSQTPTNVAFQLARNPHGRLTLRLASDGVEHVGVLPVRSFPISAPDEGLSLFGTDGHEIVWIDRMDQLSADQRQLIEEELAAREFVPTIQKLVKVSTFATPSTWTVETDRGPFDLVLKAEEDIRKLEGRTHLLITASDGLQFRVRDSGALDKHSRKLLSRFL encoded by the coding sequence ATGTCATTGCACAGCCAGACTCCAACGAACGTCGCCTTCCAACTCGCGCGCAACCCGCACGGCCGCCTCACACTGCGCCTGGCCTCGGACGGCGTGGAGCATGTGGGCGTGTTGCCCGTGCGCTCCTTCCCGATCAGTGCGCCCGACGAAGGTCTGTCGCTGTTCGGCACCGACGGCCACGAGATCGTGTGGATCGACCGCATGGATCAGCTCTCCGCCGATCAGCGCCAGCTCATCGAAGAAGAACTCGCCGCGCGTGAATTCGTGCCGACCATCCAGAAGCTGGTCAAGGTATCGACCTTCGCCACGCCCAGCACCTGGACCGTGGAGACCGATCGCGGCCCGTTCGATCTGGTGCTCAAGGCTGAAGAAGACATCCGCAAGCTCGAAGGCCGCACGCACCTGCTGATCACGGCAAGCGACGGCCTGCAGTTCCGTGTGCGGGATTCGGGCGCGCTGGACAAGCATTCCAGAAAGTTGCTCAGCCGATTCCTCTGA